Part of the Tepiditoga spiralis genome, TATAAAGAAGGATTAAAATTATTATTTAAATTTTCATGAACTTCAATAACTTCACCAACTACAAAATCATGATCTCCAACATTAATAATATTATTTAATACACATTCAAATGAAAAATAACCTCTTACATATGGAGTTTTTATTTTATTTGATTTAACAATTTCAATATTTAAATTTTTTATTTTATCAAATTCTCTACCAGAAATCCTTCCAATTTGTTCTATCATTTTAGAATCTTCAAAATTATAAAAAGTAACAGAATACTCTTTATACTTTGTTAAAAAATCATAGGTATATCTCGTTTTTTTTATTGCAAAACCGAATAAAGTTGGATTAATAGACAGTGGCGTACTCCACGCAACAGTCATTATATTATAATTTTTTTCATCTCCAGCCATAACAGTACACACGGGAAGAGCAATATTTCTATAAAAACTTTTTATATCCATAAAAGCACCTCTTTAAGAATATACATTTTTTATACATACTTTCTATTATACATTAATAAAATTAAATTTTCAAAACAATAATTAAATTATATACTTAAAATCAATGTAAAAATGATTTGATATAATGAATGTGAATATTATTTTATTATTTTATTGGAGGTGTAGTATGAAAATATTTTTAGACACGGCAAATATTGAACAAATTAAAGAAGCACAAAAATTAGGAATAATTGATGGAGTTACAACAAACCCTACATTAGTTTCTAAAGAAAATGCAGTTTTTGAAGAAAGAATATCAGAAATTTGTGAAGTTGTAAAAGGACCTGTAAGTGCAGAAGTTACTTCAAGCAACGCTGAAGGAATGATTGAAGAAGCTAGAAAATTAGCAAAAATTAGTGAACATGTAGTTGTTAAAATACCAATGACTCAAGAAGGAATAAAAGCTGTTAAAGTCCTTTCTGCTGAAGGAATAAAAACAAATGTGACTTTAGTTTTTAGCGCATTACAAGCTATATTAGCAGCAAAAGCAGGCGCAACATATGTTAGTCCTTTTATAGGAAGATTAGATGATATAGGACATATGGGAATGGAATTAATTGAACAAATAGTACAAATTTTTAAAAATTATGATTATAAAACAGAAATAATTGTTGCAAGTGTAAGACACCCCGAACACGTTCTTGAAGCTGCAAT contains:
- a CDS encoding flavin reductase family protein — translated: MDIKSFYRNIALPVCTVMAGDEKNYNIMTVAWSTPLSINPTLFGFAIKKTRYTYDFLTKYKEYSVTFYNFEDSKMIEQIGRISGREFDKIKNLNIEIVKSNKIKTPYVRGYFSFECVLNNIINVGDHDFVVGEVIEVHENLNNNFNPSLYVGKDRYSTINSSKVYDFNTLEIVNELRKNRRNNNV
- the fsa gene encoding fructose-6-phosphate aldolase, which encodes MKIFLDTANIEQIKEAQKLGIIDGVTTNPTLVSKENAVFEERISEICEVVKGPVSAEVTSSNAEGMIEEARKLAKISEHVVVKIPMTQEGIKAVKVLSAEGIKTNVTLVFSALQAILAAKAGATYVSPFIGRLDDIGHMGMELIEQIVQIFKNYDYKTEIIVASVRHPEHVLEAAIVGGDIVTVPFAVIEKMFKHPMTDLGLERFNADWKKYQEYMSKK